The Streptomyces sp. WZ-12 genome segment ACGGACGGTCCGGCGAAAGTGGCCCAGCCGGCAACGGTGCGCGGGGCCGGTGCAGTTCCGAACGCGGTGAAGGCCCGGTGGGATACCACCGGGCCTTCACGCTTGAGTAGCGGGGACAGGATTTGAACCTGCGACCTCTGGGTTATGAGCCCAGCGAGCTACCGAGCTGCTCCACCCCGCGACGGCACGATGAACTGTACGGCACGGGGCGCGATCAATCGAATCGGCGTCGGGGCGGCGTGAGGGGCAGGGGCAGGGTGGCGTGATGAGCGCCGAGGAGTCGTCCGCGGTGAGACGAGTCCGGGCATCCGTGTGATGCGGCAACTCCGCCATGTTGCCGGCGTAGGAGCCGCGTTCGCCCTGTAAAGCGGGCTTGACACGTGTCGAGGGGTGACAAGTACGCTTTACATGTGCGGAACAGTGTCAGGAAACTGCGGTCGTTGCGGGGGCTTTCCCAGGGGCAGCTGGGCACGGCCCTCGGAGTCTCACGGCAGACGATCAATGCCATCGAGACCGAGCGGTACACGCCCTCCCTGCCGCTCGCCCTGTCCATGGCCAAGTTCTTCGAGGTCAGCGTTGAGGAGATGTTTCATGCCAATGAGAGCCCAGCAGATGAGCAGTAGCGCGGCCAGGCGGTCCGTCCCCGGTTTCTTCCTCGCCGTCGGGGCCGCCTGCCTCGTGGCCGCGATCTCCGGCGGCCACCTCGTTCGTGGCCTGGTGGTGTTCGGGATCCTGGCGGCCTGCAGCCTTGTCTTAACGCTGGTGGGGCGCCGGAGCGAGACCTATCAGGGCGTCACGGAGAAGGAGCCCGATGAACGCTTCGCTCGGATCGGCGGGCTGGCCTGGGCCGGCACGGGCATCGTGCTGACCGTGGGCAATCTCTGTGCGTTCATCGGTGAGTTGGCGTCTGGGAGAAGCGGCGATCCGTACTTCTGGTTCGTGGCCACCGCCGCCCTCTCTTACATCGGGTTGGTCGCCTTCTTGTCTCGGCGTACCTGAGAAGCCGTCGCCTCCAACGGCTCGTCACCTCGCACGTCCGACCAGGCGGTCGGACAGGTCACAGCCGTGCTGTGGGGCGGGTGTCGAGTTGGGACTTGGCGTACCGAGCCGTGTCGTACAAGCCGGTCAACAGGTGCCCACCGAGCCGAGTGGCGATGCCGCCGGGCAGGCTCAGGACGTTGGAGAGGGAGGGCAGCGCCGCCACGAGGCTCGTCGGTGGCTGTGGTTGGGGGGAACGGGAGCGGGGGATCGAGCCGGTGACGCCGCCGAATCGGCGCTGTCGCTGGGCGTAGACGTCGAGTGCCTGCCGGAAGTGCTCGGCGCGGAAGTCGGGCCAGAGCACCTCGGGGAAGGTGAACTCGGCATAGGCACACCGCCACAGCGCGAAGTTGGACAACCGGTGTTCGCCGGAGGTGCGGATGACGAGGTCCACATCCGGTGTGTCGGGACTCGGCAGGTGCTGGGCGAATCTCTCCTCCGTCACCTCCTCGGGCGGGACCTGTTTCTCGATGAGCGTGCGCGCCGCGCGCACGATCTCGCTGCGGCCGCCGTGGTTTAAGGCCACCGTGAGCGTCATCTTGTCGTTGTCCTGCGTCAACTGCTCGGCGTACTGGAGCTCTTGGCGCAGGCTCTCGGGAATCCGGGGGGACGTCTCGCCCAGGCTACGGAACCGGATGCCGGCGCGGTGCCACTCGTGGACCTTGTTGCGCAGGTACTGGTAGCCGATGTCCATGAGGGAGGAGACTTCCTCTTCCGGGCGTGACCAGTTCTCGGTGGAGAACGCGAACAGGGTCAGCCAGGGGATCTCTTCCTCCAGGGCCGTTTTGATCACCGCGTCGATGGCCTTCTCGGCGGCCTTGTGGCCGAGCGCGCGCGGCAGCCCCCGCTGCTGCGCCCACCGGCCGTTGCCGTCCATGATGCACGCGACGTGCCGTGCCGCGGCGTGTGTCCCCATCCATCCTCCTCATGTGCGTTGCATGCGTTTGCGTCGGTT includes the following:
- a CDS encoding helix-turn-helix transcriptional regulator, encoding MRNSVRKLRSLRGLSQGQLGTALGVSRQTINAIETERYTPSLPLALSMAKFFEVSVEEMFHANESPADEQ
- the uppS gene encoding polyprenyl diphosphate synthase; the protein is MGTHAAARHVACIMDGNGRWAQQRGLPRALGHKAAEKAIDAVIKTALEEEIPWLTLFAFSTENWSRPEEEVSSLMDIGYQYLRNKVHEWHRAGIRFRSLGETSPRIPESLRQELQYAEQLTQDNDKMTLTVALNHGGRSEIVRAARTLIEKQVPPEEVTEERFAQHLPSPDTPDVDLVIRTSGEHRLSNFALWRCAYAEFTFPEVLWPDFRAEHFRQALDVYAQRQRRFGGVTGSIPRSRSPQPQPPTSLVAALPSLSNVLSLPGGIATRLGGHLLTGLYDTARYAKSQLDTRPTARL